The Pseudomonadota bacterium genomic sequence CGATGCAGCGACACGGGGCTCACGACGCTGCCCCTGTCGCTGAATGCGCGGCGCCGCGCGCGGACGTTGCTGGCCGGCGCCGATGGGCGGGCGTGGCTCGTCTGTGACGACGAGGTGATCGAAGCCGACGCGCAGCGCGCCAGGCCCGTCGAGCTTGCCGGCACGCCCCTCGAGAACCGCCGGCGCGAGCGCGGTGAGCGGCGCTCTCCACGGTACTGGATCTTCGATGCCGCTCTCGATGCGCGGGGAGACCTCTGGCTCACGTCCGCCACGCGCCATCTCGTGCGCTATCACAACCGACGCTTCGCGCGCGTGGCAGACGGCTATTTCAGCAAGCTGGCGGCGGGAGCTGGCGGTGTGTATGTAACGGCGTTCGACGGCACCCTGCGCCGCTGGACAGGACGATCGCTCGATGTCATCTGGCGCGGATCTCGTGCGGACGCGTGCGGCGCGCTGATGGTAGATCATCGGGGCGAGGTGTGGCTCGAGCACGAGACCGATGGCAAGGTGCCTTCAGCCATGATGCGTCTTGCCCCGGATGGGCGTCGCATCGCAACCTGGTCGCTGCGACGCGCGGGGAGCACGGCGCTGTCTCCGGGGGTGCTTGCCATGGAGAGCGATGGCGATGGCGGTCTCTGGTTGTCAACCAATGAGGGCGTCTGGCACCTGAGGCCGTGACCCGCGGTGTGCACAGGAGCCTGCCTGTCGAGAGACAACATGCACTGCATGCAACCACCGTTCGATCCGCGCCAAGGCGCTGCGCGCCTGGTCTCCGAGTCCGATGATGTCTTTCATCTCGAGGGGGTGCGCTGGGGGTTCGACGAGCGTGGTCCCTACGAAGCGTGGGTGGGTCGCTTCTGCGACGCCGTCGTTGACGCAAAGCGGGTCGTCAATGTCTCGATCGCCATCGAGCCGTTCCCCCCGGAGTGGATTGCGGCGCACTCGTTTCTCGTCTTCGAGCTGGCTCCGGAGTCACCCGTGCGAAACCGGTTCGGTCAGACCGATAGCGCGTTGGTGATCTCGGCCGAGGCGCACCTTCGCGTGGGACAGTCGTTCAGCCTGGTTGCGGGAATGTGCCGGACGTATCCGATGATGATTCAGGTGGGAACGTGGTCAGACGTGGTGCAGAAGACCTGTCGAGGTGAAGGGCACAAGATCATTCGCCACATCCTGGCCCTCACCGAGACCCAGAAGCGGGAGATGCTCGTGGCGGCCCTGCGTCGCGCCACCGCCGCCAAGCCCCAGTTCTACAACACGCTCACCAACTCGTGCCTCACCACGGCCATCCGCGAGATCAACGCCGCGCTGCCGTGGCGCGAGCGCATGTGGAACTGGATCATCCCTGGTGTGGTTCCGAACCTCGCGGCGGCAATCCCGCGCACGGCCCCCATCTTCCTCACCGCGCGTCATGCGCTGCGCGACACGCCCTGCATCTTGACCCAACCGGAGAAGGGGCGCTTTCCCGCCCAGCAGGCGAGGCTCACTCCGCTGGCGTCTGCCGTGCGCGGTCTCAGCGCCTCGCGTTTCTGGCGGCCGGGCGTGCGACTGGTCGGCCTTGCGCTGGGTCTTGCCGTTGCCCGCGAGCGACGCATGGGGCGTTTCGGCACCGCGGCGCTCGGCTTGCTCGGTCAGCTGGCAGGGCGGGTCACGGCCGACGTGGTGAAGAGCCTGGTGAACGTGCGCTTCGAGCCGTCTGAGCCCTACCTGGAGCCCGAGCGCGACTGATCGATCACGGTTGCATCGGGGGCCTGCGGTGCGGGGCGAACCCGGTCAGCGGTCGTAGCGCGCGAGGTCTGCTTCGATGCGCTCGAGCAGGCGAGGGTTGGCTGCGCGCAGGGCCGCTTCATTGGCCTGCTCAGCGGTGATCGGAAGGCCGGGGCGATCGGCGGTGAACCAGGCTTCGAAGGCGTCGGCGTACTGCTCGGCGGGGTGCACGCGTGCGT encodes the following:
- a CDS encoding DUF4105 domain-containing protein; the protein is MHCMQPPFDPRQGAARLVSESDDVFHLEGVRWGFDERGPYEAWVGRFCDAVVDAKRVVNVSIAIEPFPPEWIAAHSFLVFELAPESPVRNRFGQTDSALVISAEAHLRVGQSFSLVAGMCRTYPMMIQVGTWSDVVQKTCRGEGHKIIRHILALTETQKREMLVAALRRATAAKPQFYNTLTNSCLTTAIREINAALPWRERMWNWIIPGVVPNLAAAIPRTAPIFLTARHALRDTPCILTQPEKGRFPAQQARLTPLASAVRGLSASRFWRPGVRLVGLALGLAVARERRMGRFGTAALGLLGQLAGRVTADVVKSLVNVRFEPSEPYLEPERD